Within Natronoarchaeum mannanilyticum, the genomic segment CGATGAGTGCCGAAGAAGCACGCGAACGATTCGGTACTGACGGGACGGATGAGTGACGACGAGTGGACGTGGGAACTCGCATCGAAAGCGCAGGACGATCTTACCACGCTTAATTCGAACGAACAGCAGCGCGTCATCGACAAACTGGACGAAATCGTTGATTCTCCCTGGCGTGACCCACCAGACTATGGTGAGCCCCTCCAGAATAGCTCACGACGTAAGGTGCGTATCGGCGAATTCCGTCTTGCGGTCACTTTTCGCCGTGACGAGCACCGAATGGTCGTCGCTCGAATTAAGCGT encodes:
- a CDS encoding type II toxin-antitoxin system RelE family toxin, producing the protein MSDDEWTWELASKAQDDLTTLNSNEQQRVIDKLDEIVDSPWRDPPDYGEPLQNSSRRKVRIGEFRLAVTFRRDEHRMVVARIKRRDGAYTADDD